One genomic window of Solanum stenotomum isolate F172 chromosome 9, ASM1918654v1, whole genome shotgun sequence includes the following:
- the LOC125877700 gene encoding uncharacterized protein LOC125877700 has product MKDSIFDEIDEREELMVSPFGGIPQMRKAHFLEPTVSSIEGPSLKLPSLPFSSEAEWPLKVSFNGCRNHQHKWKKWVEAMESVHHSVWKAAGIYEAIMGSVYKVYIDKDLILGLVERWSCETNTFVFPWGEATVSLEDMMVLGGFPVLGSPVLSPLQSPELVEIEENLEEARRELIGLKADNHTRWLNFFMYSGRNIEHEAFLSLWLSRFVFPGNEYDKIGTHVFPIAVNLARGMRLALAPVVLASIYRDLGMLKQTMIMVSSNEPSSDGDDGDTFNILEFSLWAPLFFVQVWAWERLITLQPEQPQNCNMVNGVRIGRWHNAKQVDVINVRTTIDLSGDTFQWRPYTLAVEGWLIPKFYKEKEEWIEGKNLDQEMESFIRCLRVCELIGLDCQEPYRPNRVSMQFGYDQDFPKWIPRSPASPELAWYNYSRPIDSDLRLYYPSRLFEPDITTRYLKWWRKEILFLADALKGLSQGRRSKRKSKRLSNLYASPVLAPKLRKVKVEIDWDVSDVLPGLPTESQQKQVENYPEVPPGFSPQYRWKNDKNLSIGVSQTMACDIVPPGFLVKLIAKEKVCTSTDHADDKNEIGNVVLSKGGGENDKKNLSIGVSQTMACDIVTPRSTEKHIAAETVYSSTDYAHGSNGSSTVVPPKCVVEYDKENFSMEVCQTVTGDIVPPGLTENHNAGQSVYTSTDAHDSNGNSSVVPPNCVVEYEEENLSMEASQTVACDVVPPGSTENHADWEYDRDESNRNKARDLLDICGNLIADIDLQLDELKS; this is encoded by the coding sequence ATGAAAGATTCAATCtttgatgaaattgatgaaagagAAGAGTTAATGGTTTCACCATTTGGTGGAATCCCACAAATGAGGAAAGCCCATTTCTTGGAACCAACTGTTTCATCCATTGAAGGTCCAAGCTTGAAGCTTCCTTCACTCCCTTTTTCATCTGAAGCTGAATGGCCATTAAAAGTTTCTTTTAATGGCTGTAGGAATCACCAGCACAAATGGAAGAAATGGGTTGAAGCTATGGAGTCTGTTCATCATTCTGTGTGGAAAGCTGCAGGTATTTATGAAGCTATAATGGGTTCGGTTTATAAAGTTTATATAGATAAAGATTTGATTTTGGGGTTGGTTGAAAGATGGTCCTGTGAGACCAACACATTTGTGTTTCCATGGGGGGAAGCTACGGTTAGTCTTGAGGACATGATGGTTTTGGGAGGGTTCCCTGTTTTGGGTAGCCCTGTTTTGTCCCCCCTTCAATCCCCTGAGTTGGTAGAAATTGAAGAGAATCTTGAAGAAGCTCGAAGGGAGCTTATCGGATTGAAGGCTGATAACCATACTAGATGGTTAAATTTTTTCATGTACAGTGGTAGGAATATTGAACATGAAGCTTTTCTGTCTCTATGGTTATCAAGGTTTGTGTTTCCAGGTAATGAGTATGATAAAATAGGTACACATGTTTTCCCTATAGCTGTGAATCTTGCTAGAGGTATGCGATTAGCGCTTGCTCCTGTTGTGCTTGCTAGTATATATAGGGACTTGGGCATGTTGAAACAGACTATGATAATGGTTTCATCAAATGAGCCAAGTAGTGATGGAGATGATGGAGATACATTTAACATTCTAGAATTTAGTCTTTGGGCGCCATTGTTCTTTGTTCAAGTTTGGGCTTGGGAGAGATTGATAACTTTGCAGCCAGAGCAGCCTCAGAATTGCAATATGGTTAATGGGGTGAGAATAGGACGGTGGCACAATGCAAAACAAGTAGATGTGATTAATGTGAGGACTACTATTGACTTGTCTGGAGATACGTTTCAGTGGAGGCCATACACCTTGGCTGTGGAAGGTTGGTTAATTCCCAAGTTTTACAAGGAAAAAGAAGAGTGGATTGAAGGGAAAAATTTGGATCAAGAAATGGAGTCTTTCATTCGATGCTTAAGGGTGTGTGAGCTTATTGGGTTAGATTGTCAAGAGCCTTATCGACCAAATCGTGTATCAATGCAGTTTGGATATGATCAAGACTTTCCTAAATGGATTCCTCGCTCGCCTGCAAGTCCAGAGCTTGCCTGGTACAACTACAGCAGACCTATTGATTCTGATTTGAGGTTATACTATCCGTCTAGGCTGTTTGAACCGGATATAACTACACGGTATTTGAAATGGTggagaaaagaaatattatttctaGCTGATGCATTGAAAGGATTGTCTCAGGGACGAAGgagtaaaagaaaatcaaaacgGCTTTCTAACCTTTATGCTTCTCCTGTTTTAGCTCCCAAGTTAAGGAAGGTAAAAGTAGAAATTGATTGGGATGTTTCTGATGTTCTTCCTGGTCTTCCTACTGAATCTCAACAGAAACAAGTGGAGAACTACCCTGAAGTCCCTCCTGGTTTTTCTCCCCAGTATCGTTGGAAAAATGACAAGAATTTGTCTATTGGAGTTTCACAAACAATGGCTTGTGACATTGTGCCTCCTGGTTTTCTGGTCAAGCTTAttgcaaaagaaaaagtttGCACATCCACTGACCATGCAGATGACAAAAATGAGATTGGCAATGTGGTTCTTAGCAAGGGTGGTGGGGAAAATGACAAGAAGAATTTGTCTATAGGGGTTTCACAAACAATGGCTTGTGACATTGTGACTCCTCGTTCAACGGAGAAGCATATTGCAGCAGAAACAGTTTATTCATCCACCGATTATGCACATGGCAGCAATGGAAGTAGCACTGTCGTTCCTCCCAAGTGTGTGGTGGAATATGACAAGGAGAATTTCTCTATGGAGGTTTGTCAAACAGTGACTGGCGACATTGTGCCTCCTGGTTTAACGGAGAATCATAATGCAGGACAAAGTGTTTACACATCCACTGATGCACATGACAGCAATGGGAATAGCAGTGTTGTTCCTCCCAACTGCGTTGTGGAATATGAAGAGGAGAATTTATCTATGGAGGCTTCTCAAACAGTAGCCTGCGACGTTGTGCCTCCTGGTTCAACAGAGAATCATGCTGACTGGGAATATGACAGAGATGAGAGTAACAGGAATAAAGCCCGCGATCTTCTTGACATTTGTGGTAATCTCATAGCTGATATAGATCTTCAGCTTGACGAGCTCAAGAGTTGA